One Fusarium falciforme chromosome 1, complete sequence genomic window carries:
- a CDS encoding Mediator of RNA polymerase II transcription subunit 18, translated as MYEVFLTAIVDDSSFGPACAVLSGLCGMRPWESFQRVLYFHGPPRAGGMTHQANVDKPMRKDATFLWKEISQNLLRQSYVIQARYDIAKERQTAPMDLIATPAMLRWTDFPEPPHGRPMLTQRKKIEIWDQRNLPIVMRDNNYQFKTETIEEVHRFYRDDVEFCLFRSYFLHPQNRYVSVELKTEQFPPLDSLPPLDSLVPIDMEKRWFLHVKTHVMSDNKPDDLRKAQDQLLAIRAELEGVFDFRSIDRKVYDTRIAQQAQGIQALPQKVVIGRN; from the exons ATGTACGAGGTCTTCCTTACAGCAATCGTGGACGACAGCAGCTTTGGCCCAGCATGCGCTGTCCTGAGCGGCCTCTGCGGCATGCGCCCATGGGAGAGCTTCCAGCGGGTGCTATACTTTCACGGACCCCCCAGAGCCGGTGGCATGACGCACCAAGCGAATGTCGACAAGCCCATGCGCAAGGATGCCACCTTCCTGTGGAAAGAGATTAGCCAGAACTTGCTTCGACAGTCGTACGTCATCCAAGCGCGTTACGATATTGCCAAAGAGCGTCAAACGGCTCCTATGGATCTCATTGCGACACCTGCAATGCTGCGGTGGACCGACTTTCCTGAGCCGCCTCATGGTCGGCCCATGCTTACCCAGCGCAAGAAGATTGAGATTTGGGACCAAAGGAACCTGCCTATAGTCATGCGCGACAATAATTACCA GTTCAAGACAGAGACCATAGAGGAGGTCCACCGCTTCTACCGTGACGACGTCGAGTTCTGTCTCTTCCGCTCTTATTTCCTTCACCCGCAAAACAGATATGTCTCTGTCGAATTAAAGACGGAACAATTCCCCCCATTGGATTCTCTACCGCCCTTGGACTCACTTGTGCCGATCGACATGGAGAAGCGCTGGTTCCTCCATGTCAAGACGCATGTCATGTCAGACAACAAGCCCGACGACCTTCGAAAAGCGCAGGACCAACTCTTGGCGATCCGGGCAGAGCTGGAAGGTGTCTTTGACTTTAGATCCATTGACCGCAAGGTTTATGACACCAGGATAGCTCAACAGGCACAGGGTATTCAGGCCTTGCCTCAGAAGGTGGTCATCGGCAGGAATTAA